One window of bacterium genomic DNA carries:
- a CDS encoding ABC transporter permease, whose product MISYNFFLAKKFIGNKREDRFLWFISFFTVLGISIGVVTLLLVIGVMNGFSNDLKRKIIGANPLITIEGKPYIYNYEEIIEKVKNLPEIKGVSPYIMSQVIYKSNRYILGGIIKGIDLKRETDVTNIKNFIKKGSIEEIENGIILGKELAGELGVEVGDYIFIIAGLIPKERIFKVVGIVEYGVYSFDVSMGFTSLKNLMEIFNMSGVHGIGVKVDDIYKTPVISDKIRKLIDENYSISTWIEKNKILFSAIALEKKAMAIILSLIVIVASFNILSTLMISVYRKVKEIGILKAMGLTSGEIKKIFLYQGIYLGIKGLIFGMIFGFLLSWILKKYNFINLPEFVYDISKLPIEISLFDTIWIFFLVIIVSCIASIYPAQRASKLNPAEAIRNE is encoded by the coding sequence ATGATTTCTTATAATTTTTTTCTGGCAAAAAAATTTATCGGAAATAAAAGAGAGGATAGATTTCTGTGGTTTATAAGTTTTTTTACTGTTCTTGGTATTTCAATAGGAGTTGTTACTTTACTTCTTGTTATAGGAGTTATGAATGGTTTTTCAAATGACCTGAAAAGGAAAATAATTGGAGCCAATCCTTTAATAACAATTGAGGGAAAACCTTACATCTACAATTATGAAGAAATAATTGAAAAAGTTAAAAATCTTCCTGAAATAAAGGGTGTTTCTCCATACATAATGTCTCAGGTAATTTATAAGTCAAACAGGTATATTCTTGGAGGGATTATTAAAGGTATTGATTTAAAAAGAGAAACAGATGTTACAAATATTAAAAATTTCATAAAAAAGGGTTCTATTGAAGAAATTGAAAATGGAATTATACTTGGGAAAGAACTTGCAGGTGAACTCGGTGTTGAAGTTGGTGATTATATATTCATAATAGCAGGACTTATTCCTAAAGAAAGAATTTTTAAAGTTGTTGGAATTGTGGAATATGGAGTTTACAGTTTTGATGTGAGTATGGGTTTTACTTCTTTAAAAAACCTTATGGAAATCTTTAATATGAGTGGAGTTCATGGAATTGGAGTTAAAGTTGATGATATTTATAAAACACCTGTTATTTCGGATAAGATAAGAAAATTAATTGATGAAAATTATAGTATTTCAACATGGATAGAAAAAAACAAAATACTTTTTTCAGCAATAGCACTTGAAAAAAAGGCAATGGCAATAATTTTAAGTTTGATAGTTATAGTTGCTTCCTTTAATATTCTTTCCACTTTAATGATATCTGTTTACAGAAAGGTTAAAGAAATAGGTATATTAAAGGCAATGGGTTTAACATCTGGAGAAATAAAAAAGATTTTTCTATATCAGGGAATTTACCTCGGGATTAAAGGGTTGATTTTCGGTATGATTTTTGGATTTTTGCTTTCTTGGATTCTTAAAAAATATAATTTTATAAATCTGCCTGAATTTGTTTATGATATTTCTAAACTGCCAATTGAAATTTCACTTTTTGATACAATCTGGATTTTCTTTCTTGTTATAATAGTTAGTTGTATAGCAAGTATTTATCCGGCACAGAGAGCATCCAAACTTAATCCAGCAGAGGCAATAAGAAATGAATAA
- a CDS encoding ATP--guanido phosphotransferase codes for MEEISKFLSWDIIEKETDWVYSKLIDDVVITSRVRIARNIKGYPFPYNMTVNTGKKVEEILLKVFLNFPSEKIFIINISSLNEKQKKSLIEKHLISKEFSENGLCDKIVIIPDKKASIMINEEDHLRIQVILPGLNLKKCLKLINEIDDYIDIKIEYAFSPKFGYLTACPTNTGTALRSSALIHIPGIRFFKKDKTIFKNIEGIGIAVRGFYGEGSLPFGSIFQMSSTESTGKTEKEIVGELESVVKLIEEEEKKCIEEIKNDGNLKKKILKKIMKILKEERENGEFIDFYSLLFLSYVSGILNFEKHELKDFFFFILENTGKNKNYIFSEKKGKILKRKLWEKLNV; via the coding sequence ATGGAAGAAATAAGTAAGTTTTTATCTTGGGATATAATTGAAAAAGAAACTGATTGGGTTTATTCAAAATTAATTGATGATGTTGTGATAACTTCAAGGGTTAGGATTGCAAGAAATATAAAAGGATATCCTTTCCCCTATAATATGACAGTTAATACAGGTAAAAAAGTTGAAGAGATTTTACTAAAAGTTTTCTTAAACTTTCCATCTGAAAAAATTTTTATTATAAATATTTCTAGTTTAAACGAGAAACAGAAAAAATCTCTTATAGAAAAACATCTTATAAGCAAGGAATTTTCTGAAAATGGACTTTGCGATAAGATTGTTATAATACCTGACAAGAAAGCAAGTATAATGATAAATGAAGAAGACCATTTGAGAATTCAGGTTATTTTACCCGGTCTTAATTTAAAAAAATGTTTGAAACTTATAAATGAAATAGATGATTATATTGATATAAAAATTGAATATGCATTTTCGCCAAAATTTGGTTATTTAACTGCCTGCCCGACCAATACAGGAACTGCTTTAAGAAGTTCTGCACTCATTCATATTCCAGGAATTAGATTTTTTAAAAAAGATAAAACAATTTTTAAAAATATTGAGGGAATAGGAATTGCAGTAAGAGGATTTTATGGAGAAGGCAGTTTGCCTTTTGGAAGCATATTTCAGATGTCTTCAACGGAATCAACAGGTAAAACAGAAAAGGAAATTGTTGGAGAACTTGAAAGTGTGGTAAAATTGATTGAAGAGGAAGAAAAAAAATGTATTGAAGAGATAAAAAATGATGGAAATTTGAAGAAAAAAATTTTGAAAAAGATTATGAAAATTTTAAAAGAAGAAAGAGAAAATGGAGAATTTATTGATTTTTATTCCCTTCTTTTTCTCTCTTATGTAAGTGGAATTTTAAATTTTGAAAAGCATGAGTTAAAAGATTTCTTTTTTTTCATCCTTGAAAATACTGGTAAAAACAAAAACTATATTTTTTCTGAAAAAAAAGGTAAAATATTAAAAAGGAAATTGTGGGAGAAATTAAATGTTTGA
- a CDS encoding ABC transporter ATP-binding protein: protein MNKIKGEKLTKNYNGVIAIKDVDIEIKKGEIVVIIGPSGSGKTTLLNLLGLIDKPTEGKVYIDEKDTETLTEKEIAEIRNKKFGFIFQFFYLIPELKIIENVFLPLWIREKRFSPEFLKEAEKYLNVFGILDKKNTYPSRLSGGELQRVAICRSLICQPEIIFADEPTGSIDNKSANSFFEFMKKFNEEKETTFVIATHNEKFLQFASKVVYLNEGKIERMEKKEMKWD, encoded by the coding sequence ATGAATAAAATAAAGGGAGAAAAACTGACCAAAAATTATAATGGAGTTATCGCAATTAAGGATGTGGATATAGAAATAAAAAAGGGTGAAATTGTTGTCATAATTGGACCATCAGGTTCAGGTAAAACTACTTTATTAAATCTGCTTGGACTTATTGATAAACCCACAGAAGGAAAAGTATACATTGATGAAAAAGATACAGAAACTCTTACAGAAAAAGAGATTGCTGAGATAAGAAATAAGAAATTTGGATTTATTTTTCAATTTTTCTATTTAATACCTGAATTGAAAATTATTGAGAATGTTTTTTTACCCCTATGGATTAGAGAGAAAAGGTTTAGTCCAGAATTTTTAAAGGAAGCAGAAAAATATCTGAACGTTTTTGGAATTTTAGATAAAAAGAATACATATCCCTCAAGATTGTCAGGTGGAGAATTACAAAGAGTAGCAATATGCAGGAGTTTGATATGCCAGCCAGAAATTATTTTTGCAGATGAACCAACAGGAAGTATTGACAATAAAAGTGCTAATAGTTTTTTTGAATTTATGAAAAAATTTAATGAAGAAAAAGAGACAACTTTTGTAATAGCAACTCACAATGAAAAATTTTTACAATTTGCTTCAAAAGTAGTATATTTAAATGAAGGTAAAATTGAAAGGATGGAAAAAAAGGAGATGAAATGGGACTGA
- the ilvE gene encoding branched-chain-amino-acid transaminase codes for MGLIIYLDGKFVDENEAKISIFDHGLLYGDGVFEGLRSYNGKIFKLDEHIIRLYNSAKAILLEIPVEKEELKKIIIETVKRNNLKDSYIRVVVTRGVGDLGLDPRKCKKPTIFVIASKIQLYPESLYDKGIDLVTVATRRNLNESLNPAIKSLNYLNNILAKIEANNSGASEGLILNQFGYVSECTGENIFIIKEKNLITPPVSAGALDGITRRVVMEIGENIGLKVKEENITRYDIYTSDECFLTGTAAEIVPVVVVDNRIIGDGKPGKITMKIRKEFHLLTEIEGIPVYG; via the coding sequence ATGGGACTGATAATATATCTTGATGGTAAATTTGTTGATGAAAATGAAGCAAAAATTTCTATTTTTGACCATGGGCTTTTATATGGTGATGGTGTATTTGAAGGACTCAGAAGTTACAATGGTAAAATTTTTAAACTTGATGAACATATTATTCGTCTCTATAACTCTGCAAAAGCAATATTACTTGAAATTCCAGTGGAAAAGGAAGAGTTAAAGAAAATCATAATTGAAACTGTTAAGAGGAATAATTTGAAGGATAGTTATATAAGAGTTGTTGTTACAAGAGGGGTTGGAGACCTTGGACTTGACCCAAGGAAATGTAAAAAACCAACAATATTTGTAATAGCAAGTAAAATTCAATTATATCCAGAATCACTGTATGACAAAGGGATTGACCTTGTAACAGTTGCAACAAGAAGAAATTTGAATGAATCATTAAATCCTGCTATAAAATCACTGAATTATCTGAACAATATCCTTGCAAAAATTGAAGCAAATAATTCAGGTGCAAGTGAGGGATTGATTTTAAATCAGTTTGGTTATGTGAGTGAATGTACAGGTGAAAATATTTTTATTATTAAGGAGAAGAATTTAATAACTCCACCTGTTTCAGCAGGAGCACTTGATGGTATAACAAGAAGGGTTGTTATGGAGATAGGTGAAAATATTGGTTTAAAAGTTAAAGAAGAGAATATTACAAGATATGACATATATACAAGTGATGAATGTTTTCTGACCGGCACAGCAGCAGAAATAGTCCCTGTTGTGGTTGTTGATAATAGAATTATAGGAGATGGAAAACCTGGAAAAATTACAATGAAAATAAGAAAAGAATTCCACTTGCTTACAGAAATAGAAGGAATACCTGTTTATGGATAA